A region of Methyloversatilis discipulorum DNA encodes the following proteins:
- a CDS encoding class II aldolase/adducin family protein, whose amino-acid sequence MTEVSGADVHSAARRLEACGLNRGAAGNVSARRGTAFLITPSGLEPDACTPDDMVLVDQDGGFAGRLKPSSEWRIHRDIYQARPEAGAVVHTHAPFATALACVGADIPSFHYMIARFGGATVRCARYATFGEQALSDAVIEALDGRCACLMANHGMLVFGRDVPQAVALAVEFETLCEQYWRALQIGTPRLIDDAEMARVLVKFGSYGQ is encoded by the coding sequence ATGACTGAGGTCAGCGGCGCCGACGTGCATTCTGCGGCTCGCCGGTTGGAAGCGTGCGGACTGAACCGCGGTGCGGCTGGCAATGTCAGTGCGCGCCGCGGCACCGCATTCCTGATCACACCGAGCGGACTCGAACCGGATGCGTGCACGCCGGACGACATGGTTCTGGTCGACCAGGACGGCGGTTTCGCAGGCAGGCTCAAGCCCTCCTCGGAATGGCGCATCCATCGCGACATCTATCAGGCCCGGCCCGAAGCCGGTGCAGTCGTGCACACGCATGCCCCCTTCGCCACCGCGCTCGCCTGCGTCGGTGCAGACATTCCGTCCTTCCATTACATGATTGCGCGCTTCGGTGGCGCCACCGTGCGCTGCGCGCGCTACGCCACCTTCGGCGAACAGGCGCTGTCCGACGCGGTGATCGAAGCACTGGACGGCCGCTGCGCCTGCCTGATGGCCAATCACGGCATGCTGGTGTTCGGCCGCGATGTGCCGCAGGCGGTGGCGCTGGCGGTCGAGTTCGAAACCCTGTGCGAACAGTATTGGCGGGCGCTGCAGATCGGCACGCCGCGGCTGATCGACGACGCGGAGATGGCGCGCGTGCTGGTCAAGTTCGGGAGCTACGGCCAGTGA